One Carassius gibelio isolate Cgi1373 ecotype wild population from Czech Republic chromosome A7, carGib1.2-hapl.c, whole genome shotgun sequence DNA window includes the following coding sequences:
- the LOC128016566 gene encoding uncharacterized protein LOC128016566 isoform X1, with protein sequence MTRLNTSDQDERARSCVTSTEDFTMLFAIVQFIDEEDQPFAVVPQVWLSEGMCYWPPFNLRKKDKGNNLAIRCTPPHSTWEKHHFKFMKGAECWQEAMRYLVRFQTGSSVETTDDDKKRKRKRISNSKYRPQASSDEEESSLPDAPAVLSFGQPLLSFENIVPGNKVSVLPDAPEVASIPENQENVVPSVDFRGEPGFSPEIQTPLHRAKSLSTRHLTGYSPQQFLDERCRARQVLSFTPPAANLPWQHMGENAGGESHRSVIGPWTPLASRVQHEVFSYEDFQRLQNEKQAVMEENQALREENQALREENQALRESTARAASDDSGSLQEQVKQVGTMLKTFARTGQSGADQTLMLRRLGEFGDVVRSMDNKMDTMLQHFSANVSVGELSLPGDLLLPLDTQEDLALLDNSLRQDKELQERFLRFLAIKCGRDLKTTVWRMLQSIFSNHLSINTTWTGVGDKACFRDMFLKTIVQRAIRKNPATQDATDEAIQVNVTRYLKGASDREGGKRRRTAERDPQPTP encoded by the exons atgaccaggctcaacacgtcagatcaagatgagcgtgcccgaagttgtgtcacatctacagaggatttcacg aTGCTGTTTGCCATTGTTCAGTTTATTGATGAGGAGGATCAGCCATTTGCAGTGGTTCCGCAAGTGTGGCTCAGCGAGGGCATGTGCTATTGGCCCCCATTTAACCTCCGCAAAAAAGACAAAGGCAACAATTTAGCCATCCGCTGCACGCCTCCACACAGCACCTGGGAGAAACATCATTTTAAGTTTATGAAGGGAGCAG AATGTTGGCAAGAGGCGATGAGATATTTGGTGCGCTTCCAAACAGGTTCTAGCGTTGAAACGACGGACGATgacaagaagagaaagagaaagagaatctCAAATTCCAAGTACAGACCCCAGGCCTCTTCTGATGAAGAGGAGTCTAGTCTTCCAGATGCACCAGCAGTGCTGTCGTTTGGACAACCTCTTTTAAGCTTTGAAAACATTGTTCCTGGTAACAAGGTTTCAGTGCTGCCCGATGCTCCAGAAGTTGCATCGATTCCAGAAAACCAGGAAAATGTTGTGCCATCTGTAGACTTCAGAGGTG AACCAGGTTTCTCCCCAGAAATTCAGACTCCACTTCACAGAGCCAAGAGTTTGAGTACAA GACACTTGACTGGTTACTCGCCGCAGCAGTTTCTGGATGAAAGGTGTCGAG CTCGTCAAGTACTAAGCTTTACACCCCCAGCAGCAAATTTACCCTGGCAGCATATGGGTGAAAACGCTGGAG GAGAAAGTCATCGCTCTGTAATTGGCCCTTGGACTCCCCTGGCATCTCGTGTACAGCATGAAGTTTTCAGCTATGAAG attTCCAGAGACTCCAGAATGAAAAACAAGCCGTGATGGAGGAGAACCAAGCCCTTAGGGAGGAGAACCAAGCTCTGAGGGAGGAGAACCAAGCTCTGAGGGAAAGCACTGCACGAGCAG CTTCGGATGACAGCGGCTCACTTCAAGAGCAGGTGAAGCAAGTTGGGACAATGTTGAAGACGTTTGCTCGCACTGGGCAATCAG GTGCAGATCAGACCTTAATGCTGCGACGTCTTGGAGAGTTTGGCGATGTTGTGCGTAGCATGGACAACAAAATGGACACTATGCTACAACATTTCAGTGCCAATGTGTCTGTTGGAGAGTTATCCCTGCCAGGGGATCTGTTACTCCCCCTAGACACCCAGGAAGATTTGGCGTTGCTTGACAACAGTTTGAGGCAGGATAAAGAGCTCCAGGAACGATTT cTTCGGTTTTTGGCAATCAAATGTGGGAGGGACCTAAAGACAACCGTCTGGCGGATGCTTCAAAGTATCTTCTCTAATCACCTTTCCATCAATACAACCTGGACTGGAGTTGgggataaagcatgttttagagACATGTTCCTGAAGACCATTGTTCAAA GAGCCATCCGGAAGAACCCGGCAACACAGGATGCCACTGATGAAGCCATCCAGGTTAACGTTACGCGTTACCTGAAAGGAGCATCTGACCGTGAAGGCGGAAAAAGGCGCCGCACAGCTGAGAGGGACCCACAGCCGACCCCTTAA
- the LOC128016566 gene encoding uncharacterized protein LOC128016566 isoform X2: MTAFFEGMLFAIVQFIDEEDQPFAVVPQVWLSEGMCYWPPFNLRKKDKGNNLAIRCTPPHSTWEKHHFKFMKGAECWQEAMRYLVRFQTGSSVETTDDDKKRKRKRISNSKYRPQASSDEEESSLPDAPAVLSFGQPLLSFENIVPGNKVSVLPDAPEVASIPENQENVVPSVDFRGEPGFSPEIQTPLHRAKSLSTRHLTGYSPQQFLDERCRARQVLSFTPPAANLPWQHMGENAGGESHRSVIGPWTPLASRVQHEVFSYEDFQRLQNEKQAVMEENQALREENQALREENQALRESTARAASDDSGSLQEQVKQVGTMLKTFARTGQSGADQTLMLRRLGEFGDVVRSMDNKMDTMLQHFSANVSVGELSLPGDLLLPLDTQEDLALLDNSLRQDKELQERFLRFLAIKCGRDLKTTVWRMLQSIFSNHLSINTTWTGVGDKACFRDMFLKTIVQRAIRKNPATQDATDEAIQVNVTRYLKGASDREGGKRRRTAERDPQPTP, from the exons ATGACTGCTTTTTTTGAAGGG aTGCTGTTTGCCATTGTTCAGTTTATTGATGAGGAGGATCAGCCATTTGCAGTGGTTCCGCAAGTGTGGCTCAGCGAGGGCATGTGCTATTGGCCCCCATTTAACCTCCGCAAAAAAGACAAAGGCAACAATTTAGCCATCCGCTGCACGCCTCCACACAGCACCTGGGAGAAACATCATTTTAAGTTTATGAAGGGAGCAG AATGTTGGCAAGAGGCGATGAGATATTTGGTGCGCTTCCAAACAGGTTCTAGCGTTGAAACGACGGACGATgacaagaagagaaagagaaagagaatctCAAATTCCAAGTACAGACCCCAGGCCTCTTCTGATGAAGAGGAGTCTAGTCTTCCAGATGCACCAGCAGTGCTGTCGTTTGGACAACCTCTTTTAAGCTTTGAAAACATTGTTCCTGGTAACAAGGTTTCAGTGCTGCCCGATGCTCCAGAAGTTGCATCGATTCCAGAAAACCAGGAAAATGTTGTGCCATCTGTAGACTTCAGAGGTG AACCAGGTTTCTCCCCAGAAATTCAGACTCCACTTCACAGAGCCAAGAGTTTGAGTACAA GACACTTGACTGGTTACTCGCCGCAGCAGTTTCTGGATGAAAGGTGTCGAG CTCGTCAAGTACTAAGCTTTACACCCCCAGCAGCAAATTTACCCTGGCAGCATATGGGTGAAAACGCTGGAG GAGAAAGTCATCGCTCTGTAATTGGCCCTTGGACTCCCCTGGCATCTCGTGTACAGCATGAAGTTTTCAGCTATGAAG attTCCAGAGACTCCAGAATGAAAAACAAGCCGTGATGGAGGAGAACCAAGCCCTTAGGGAGGAGAACCAAGCTCTGAGGGAGGAGAACCAAGCTCTGAGGGAAAGCACTGCACGAGCAG CTTCGGATGACAGCGGCTCACTTCAAGAGCAGGTGAAGCAAGTTGGGACAATGTTGAAGACGTTTGCTCGCACTGGGCAATCAG GTGCAGATCAGACCTTAATGCTGCGACGTCTTGGAGAGTTTGGCGATGTTGTGCGTAGCATGGACAACAAAATGGACACTATGCTACAACATTTCAGTGCCAATGTGTCTGTTGGAGAGTTATCCCTGCCAGGGGATCTGTTACTCCCCCTAGACACCCAGGAAGATTTGGCGTTGCTTGACAACAGTTTGAGGCAGGATAAAGAGCTCCAGGAACGATTT cTTCGGTTTTTGGCAATCAAATGTGGGAGGGACCTAAAGACAACCGTCTGGCGGATGCTTCAAAGTATCTTCTCTAATCACCTTTCCATCAATACAACCTGGACTGGAGTTGgggataaagcatgttttagagACATGTTCCTGAAGACCATTGTTCAAA GAGCCATCCGGAAGAACCCGGCAACACAGGATGCCACTGATGAAGCCATCCAGGTTAACGTTACGCGTTACCTGAAAGGAGCATCTGACCGTGAAGGCGGAAAAAGGCGCCGCACAGCTGAGAGGGACCCACAGCCGACCCCTTAA
- the LOC128016566 gene encoding uncharacterized protein LOC128016566 isoform X5 yields the protein MRYLVRFQTGSSVETTDDDKKRKRKRISNSKYRPQASSDEEESSLPDAPAVLSFGQPLLSFENIVPGNKVSVLPDAPEVASIPENQENVVPSVDFRGEPGFSPEIQTPLHRAKSLSTRHLTGYSPQQFLDERCRARQVLSFTPPAANLPWQHMGENAGGESHRSVIGPWTPLASRVQHEVFSYEDFQRLQNEKQAVMEENQALREENQALREENQALRESTARAASDDSGSLQEQVKQVGTMLKTFARTGQSGADQTLMLRRLGEFGDVVRSMDNKMDTMLQHFSANVSVGELSLPGDLLLPLDTQEDLALLDNSLRQDKELQERFLRFLAIKCGRDLKTTVWRMLQSIFSNHLSINTTWTGVGDKACFRDMFLKTIVQRAIRKNPATQDATDEAIQVNVTRYLKGASDREGGKRRRTAERDPQPTP from the exons ATGAGATATTTGGTGCGCTTCCAAACAGGTTCTAGCGTTGAAACGACGGACGATgacaagaagagaaagagaaagagaatctCAAATTCCAAGTACAGACCCCAGGCCTCTTCTGATGAAGAGGAGTCTAGTCTTCCAGATGCACCAGCAGTGCTGTCGTTTGGACAACCTCTTTTAAGCTTTGAAAACATTGTTCCTGGTAACAAGGTTTCAGTGCTGCCCGATGCTCCAGAAGTTGCATCGATTCCAGAAAACCAGGAAAATGTTGTGCCATCTGTAGACTTCAGAGGTG AACCAGGTTTCTCCCCAGAAATTCAGACTCCACTTCACAGAGCCAAGAGTTTGAGTACAA GACACTTGACTGGTTACTCGCCGCAGCAGTTTCTGGATGAAAGGTGTCGAG CTCGTCAAGTACTAAGCTTTACACCCCCAGCAGCAAATTTACCCTGGCAGCATATGGGTGAAAACGCTGGAG GAGAAAGTCATCGCTCTGTAATTGGCCCTTGGACTCCCCTGGCATCTCGTGTACAGCATGAAGTTTTCAGCTATGAAG attTCCAGAGACTCCAGAATGAAAAACAAGCCGTGATGGAGGAGAACCAAGCCCTTAGGGAGGAGAACCAAGCTCTGAGGGAGGAGAACCAAGCTCTGAGGGAAAGCACTGCACGAGCAG CTTCGGATGACAGCGGCTCACTTCAAGAGCAGGTGAAGCAAGTTGGGACAATGTTGAAGACGTTTGCTCGCACTGGGCAATCAG GTGCAGATCAGACCTTAATGCTGCGACGTCTTGGAGAGTTTGGCGATGTTGTGCGTAGCATGGACAACAAAATGGACACTATGCTACAACATTTCAGTGCCAATGTGTCTGTTGGAGAGTTATCCCTGCCAGGGGATCTGTTACTCCCCCTAGACACCCAGGAAGATTTGGCGTTGCTTGACAACAGTTTGAGGCAGGATAAAGAGCTCCAGGAACGATTT cTTCGGTTTTTGGCAATCAAATGTGGGAGGGACCTAAAGACAACCGTCTGGCGGATGCTTCAAAGTATCTTCTCTAATCACCTTTCCATCAATACAACCTGGACTGGAGTTGgggataaagcatgttttagagACATGTTCCTGAAGACCATTGTTCAAA GAGCCATCCGGAAGAACCCGGCAACACAGGATGCCACTGATGAAGCCATCCAGGTTAACGTTACGCGTTACCTGAAAGGAGCATCTGACCGTGAAGGCGGAAAAAGGCGCCGCACAGCTGAGAGGGACCCACAGCCGACCCCTTAA
- the LOC128016566 gene encoding uncharacterized protein LOC128016566 isoform X3, with protein sequence MLFAIVQFIDEEDQPFAVVPQVWLSEGMCYWPPFNLRKKDKGNNLAIRCTPPHSTWEKHHFKFMKGAECWQEAMRYLVRFQTGSSVETTDDDKKRKRKRISNSKYRPQASSDEEESSLPDAPAVLSFGQPLLSFENIVPGNKVSVLPDAPEVASIPENQENVVPSVDFRGEPGFSPEIQTPLHRAKSLSTRHLTGYSPQQFLDERCRARQVLSFTPPAANLPWQHMGENAGGESHRSVIGPWTPLASRVQHEVFSYEDFQRLQNEKQAVMEENQALREENQALREENQALRESTARAASDDSGSLQEQVKQVGTMLKTFARTGQSGADQTLMLRRLGEFGDVVRSMDNKMDTMLQHFSANVSVGELSLPGDLLLPLDTQEDLALLDNSLRQDKELQERFLRFLAIKCGRDLKTTVWRMLQSIFSNHLSINTTWTGVGDKACFRDMFLKTIVQRAIRKNPATQDATDEAIQVNVTRYLKGASDREGGKRRRTAERDPQPTP encoded by the exons aTGCTGTTTGCCATTGTTCAGTTTATTGATGAGGAGGATCAGCCATTTGCAGTGGTTCCGCAAGTGTGGCTCAGCGAGGGCATGTGCTATTGGCCCCCATTTAACCTCCGCAAAAAAGACAAAGGCAACAATTTAGCCATCCGCTGCACGCCTCCACACAGCACCTGGGAGAAACATCATTTTAAGTTTATGAAGGGAGCAG AATGTTGGCAAGAGGCGATGAGATATTTGGTGCGCTTCCAAACAGGTTCTAGCGTTGAAACGACGGACGATgacaagaagagaaagagaaagagaatctCAAATTCCAAGTACAGACCCCAGGCCTCTTCTGATGAAGAGGAGTCTAGTCTTCCAGATGCACCAGCAGTGCTGTCGTTTGGACAACCTCTTTTAAGCTTTGAAAACATTGTTCCTGGTAACAAGGTTTCAGTGCTGCCCGATGCTCCAGAAGTTGCATCGATTCCAGAAAACCAGGAAAATGTTGTGCCATCTGTAGACTTCAGAGGTG AACCAGGTTTCTCCCCAGAAATTCAGACTCCACTTCACAGAGCCAAGAGTTTGAGTACAA GACACTTGACTGGTTACTCGCCGCAGCAGTTTCTGGATGAAAGGTGTCGAG CTCGTCAAGTACTAAGCTTTACACCCCCAGCAGCAAATTTACCCTGGCAGCATATGGGTGAAAACGCTGGAG GAGAAAGTCATCGCTCTGTAATTGGCCCTTGGACTCCCCTGGCATCTCGTGTACAGCATGAAGTTTTCAGCTATGAAG attTCCAGAGACTCCAGAATGAAAAACAAGCCGTGATGGAGGAGAACCAAGCCCTTAGGGAGGAGAACCAAGCTCTGAGGGAGGAGAACCAAGCTCTGAGGGAAAGCACTGCACGAGCAG CTTCGGATGACAGCGGCTCACTTCAAGAGCAGGTGAAGCAAGTTGGGACAATGTTGAAGACGTTTGCTCGCACTGGGCAATCAG GTGCAGATCAGACCTTAATGCTGCGACGTCTTGGAGAGTTTGGCGATGTTGTGCGTAGCATGGACAACAAAATGGACACTATGCTACAACATTTCAGTGCCAATGTGTCTGTTGGAGAGTTATCCCTGCCAGGGGATCTGTTACTCCCCCTAGACACCCAGGAAGATTTGGCGTTGCTTGACAACAGTTTGAGGCAGGATAAAGAGCTCCAGGAACGATTT cTTCGGTTTTTGGCAATCAAATGTGGGAGGGACCTAAAGACAACCGTCTGGCGGATGCTTCAAAGTATCTTCTCTAATCACCTTTCCATCAATACAACCTGGACTGGAGTTGgggataaagcatgttttagagACATGTTCCTGAAGACCATTGTTCAAA GAGCCATCCGGAAGAACCCGGCAACACAGGATGCCACTGATGAAGCCATCCAGGTTAACGTTACGCGTTACCTGAAAGGAGCATCTGACCGTGAAGGCGGAAAAAGGCGCCGCACAGCTGAGAGGGACCCACAGCCGACCCCTTAA
- the LOC128016566 gene encoding uncharacterized protein LOC128016566 isoform X4 has product MSSYWAKSRRILKGVERDKQEIAAANDALLAVIPDFDQVNPPVNEHSTWEKHHFKFMKGAECWQEAMRYLVRFQTGSSVETTDDDKKRKRKRISNSKYRPQASSDEEESSLPDAPAVLSFGQPLLSFENIVPGNKVSVLPDAPEVASIPENQENVVPSVDFRGEPGFSPEIQTPLHRAKSLSTRHLTGYSPQQFLDERCRARQVLSFTPPAANLPWQHMGENAGGESHRSVIGPWTPLASRVQHEVFSYEDFQRLQNEKQAVMEENQALREENQALREENQALRESTARAASDDSGSLQEQVKQVGTMLKTFARTGQSGADQTLMLRRLGEFGDVVRSMDNKMDTMLQHFSANVSVGELSLPGDLLLPLDTQEDLALLDNSLRQDKELQERFLRFLAIKCGRDLKTTVWRMLQSIFSNHLSINTTWTGVGDKACFRDMFLKTIVQRAIRKNPATQDATDEAIQVNVTRYLKGASDREGGKRRRTAERDPQPTP; this is encoded by the exons ATGTCTAGTTACTGGGCCAAAAGCAGACGAATATTGAAAGGAGTTGAGAGGGACAAACAGGAAATTGCAGCTGCAAACGATGCTCTACTTGCTGTTATTCCTGACTTTGACCAAGTAAATCCTCCTGTAAATGA ACACAGCACCTGGGAGAAACATCATTTTAAGTTTATGAAGGGAGCAG AATGTTGGCAAGAGGCGATGAGATATTTGGTGCGCTTCCAAACAGGTTCTAGCGTTGAAACGACGGACGATgacaagaagagaaagagaaagagaatctCAAATTCCAAGTACAGACCCCAGGCCTCTTCTGATGAAGAGGAGTCTAGTCTTCCAGATGCACCAGCAGTGCTGTCGTTTGGACAACCTCTTTTAAGCTTTGAAAACATTGTTCCTGGTAACAAGGTTTCAGTGCTGCCCGATGCTCCAGAAGTTGCATCGATTCCAGAAAACCAGGAAAATGTTGTGCCATCTGTAGACTTCAGAGGTG AACCAGGTTTCTCCCCAGAAATTCAGACTCCACTTCACAGAGCCAAGAGTTTGAGTACAA GACACTTGACTGGTTACTCGCCGCAGCAGTTTCTGGATGAAAGGTGTCGAG CTCGTCAAGTACTAAGCTTTACACCCCCAGCAGCAAATTTACCCTGGCAGCATATGGGTGAAAACGCTGGAG GAGAAAGTCATCGCTCTGTAATTGGCCCTTGGACTCCCCTGGCATCTCGTGTACAGCATGAAGTTTTCAGCTATGAAG attTCCAGAGACTCCAGAATGAAAAACAAGCCGTGATGGAGGAGAACCAAGCCCTTAGGGAGGAGAACCAAGCTCTGAGGGAGGAGAACCAAGCTCTGAGGGAAAGCACTGCACGAGCAG CTTCGGATGACAGCGGCTCACTTCAAGAGCAGGTGAAGCAAGTTGGGACAATGTTGAAGACGTTTGCTCGCACTGGGCAATCAG GTGCAGATCAGACCTTAATGCTGCGACGTCTTGGAGAGTTTGGCGATGTTGTGCGTAGCATGGACAACAAAATGGACACTATGCTACAACATTTCAGTGCCAATGTGTCTGTTGGAGAGTTATCCCTGCCAGGGGATCTGTTACTCCCCCTAGACACCCAGGAAGATTTGGCGTTGCTTGACAACAGTTTGAGGCAGGATAAAGAGCTCCAGGAACGATTT cTTCGGTTTTTGGCAATCAAATGTGGGAGGGACCTAAAGACAACCGTCTGGCGGATGCTTCAAAGTATCTTCTCTAATCACCTTTCCATCAATACAACCTGGACTGGAGTTGgggataaagcatgttttagagACATGTTCCTGAAGACCATTGTTCAAA GAGCCATCCGGAAGAACCCGGCAACACAGGATGCCACTGATGAAGCCATCCAGGTTAACGTTACGCGTTACCTGAAAGGAGCATCTGACCGTGAAGGCGGAAAAAGGCGCCGCACAGCTGAGAGGGACCCACAGCCGACCCCTTAA